A genome region from Danio aesculapii chromosome 2, fDanAes4.1, whole genome shotgun sequence includes the following:
- the vcpip1 gene encoding deubiquitinating protein VCPIP1 — protein MSLIPGSKQKDRRILCGMCPDPQCQAKLIFPAHTSMSIECTECGQRHEQKNLANVEEVTNPDVVLHNLLRNALLGVPGPPKKGSELVKVMGLSNYHCKLLSPILTRYGMDKQTGTAKLLKEMNQGDIFDCSLLGDRAFLIEQEHVSTVGYGRDRSGSLIYLHDTLEEIKKANGNRECLIPVHVDGDGHCLVHAVSRALVGRELFWHALRENLKLHFKQNLDRYKALFQDFIDAAEWEDIINECDPLFVPPEGVPLGLRNIHIFGLANVLHRPVILLDSLSGIRSSGDYSATFLPGLIPEEQCRGKDGTLNKPICIAWSSSGRNHYLPLVGIKGLALPRLPAALLPKAWGVPQELIRKYVSLDPSGSCVIGGDRSLQDKYLLRLVSAMEDVFMDKHSIHPALVADVHQYIYRRTGVIGVQPEEVTEAAKKSIQEGRLHRCLVCNALSELHAPAEWLIPGGKLYNLAKSTHGTLRADKNYSFPLNSLVCSYNPEKDVLVPDYKLSSLTTCTWCHGTSVRRVRGDGSVVYLDGDRTNTPSQGGKCGCGFKHFWEGKEYDNLPEAFPITLEWAGRVVRETVYWFQYEIDPTLNSNVYDVTMRLVTKHFPGEFGSEILVQKVVNTILHHTAKKSQDEYNPVAIEGAHVQNKVDGGESSAHPPTKIILTGQKGKTLHKEELVMSKTERVLQHSISEQAALSQRRSTDRVRQQDPRPSSPSSSSSSAPPTPTKVPPTSGEKKIRVTTSDGRQAMLTLQPHTTYSDLQNSIIQVFNLSPGQLCIRHGFPPRELPPPPPEDQNRPVALQHGDRISVEVLKESSSDPQVTQTHTHSPQTHAHSDPRLSHSSSRELQENIDLEMSSLCLLAALMGEDVWSYAKKLPHLFQQGGVFYNIVKKDMGLLDGKHCTLPHLSGKTFVFNAAEERLELCVDTAGHFPVGPDVEELVQEALSQLRSDTASRSREGSPAHSLRLGSGGAVRRKEQNITAFQGKGHSLGSAPPEHPPIRRQHSSGVDLSGSVRGEGLTLSGEDLVRVAPGMLTLREGRGMGLEPAVIEAQRQRLQEMVSNIQASMDKHLRQQTAARNDGKEEETPDKAEEMESHGPEPPNTFEPMDQS, from the exons ATGTCGTTGATTCCGGGCTCAAAACAGAAGGATAGGCGCATTTTATGCGGGATGTGCCCGGACCCGCAGTGCCAGGCGAAGCTCATCTTCCCCGCACACACCTCCATGAGCATCGAGTGCACCGAGTGCGGACAGAGACACGAGCAGAAGAATCTCGCCAATGTGGAGGAAGTGACTAACCCTGATGTAGTGCTTCATAATTTGCTGAGAAATGCTTTGCTGGGTGTGCCAGGCCCTCCCAAGAAGGGCTCAGAGCTGGTGAAAGTGATGGGACTGTCCAACTACCACTGCAAGCTGCTGTCACCCATCCTCACCCGCTATggcatggacaaacagacaggcaCTGCCAAACTCTTAAAGGAAATGAACCAGGGAGACATCTTTGACTGCTCGCTTCTTGGGGACCGTGCATTTCTTATTGAGCAAGAGCATGTGTCCACTGTTGGGTATGGACGGGACCGGTCAGGGAGCTTGATCTACTTGCATGACACTTTGGAGGAGATCAAGAAAGCAAACGGTAATAGAGAGTGTCTTATTCCTGTGCATGTGGATGGAGATGGACACTGCCTAGTCCACGCTGTGTCCAGGGCGTTAGTTGGACGTGAGCTTTTCTGGCACGCTCTTCGAGAAAACCTTAAACTCCATTTCAAGCAGAACCTCGACCGCTACAAAGCTCTTTTCCAGGACTTTATAGATGCTGCAGAATGGGAAGACATCATCAATGAGTGTGACCCGTTGTTTGTCCCTCCAGAAGGAGTTCCACTGGGCCTGCGTAACATTCACATATTTGGCCTGGCGAATGTCCTTCACAGACCTGTAATCCTTTTGGACTCGCTGAGCGGTATTCGCAGCTCCGGCGATTACTCCGCCACTTTCTTACCGGGCCTAATTCCAGAGGAGCAGTGCAGAGGGAAAGATGGCACTCTGAACAAGCCCATCTGCATCGCCTGGAGCAGCTCTGGCAGAAATCACTATCTGCCTCTAGTGGGCATTAAGGGCTTGGCTTTGCCCCGCTTACCTGCAGCACTGCTTCCCAAAGCGTGGGGTGTTCCTCAGGAGCTCATCCGCAAGTATGTGAGTTTGGACCCCAGCGGGAGCTGTGTGATCGGGGGTGACCGGAGCCTCCAGGATAAGTACCTCCTGCGCCTTGTAAGCGCCATGGAGGATGTCTTCATGGACAAGCACAGCATCCATCCCGCTCTAGTGGCCGACGTCCACCAATACATATACCGACGCACTGGAGTGATCGGCGTACAGCCGGAGGAGGTGACAGAAGCGGCCAAGAAATCCATCCAGGAAGGTCGCCTCCACCGCTGCCTGGTCTGCAATGCTCTTTCAGAGCTCCACGCACCAGCCGAATGGCTCATACCAGGAGGGAAACTCTACAACTTGGCCAAATCAACTCACGGGACGCTCAGAGCAGACAAGAACTACAGTTTCCCATTGAATAGTTTGGTTTGTTCCTATAACCCAGAAAAAGATGTGCTCGTGCCTGATTACAAACTCAGCTCGCTCACAACCTGCACCTGGTGTCATGGAACCTCAGTACGCCGAGTTCGGGGTGATGGATCTGTGGTGTATTTGGACGGGGACCGCACTAACACTCCCTCGCAAGGCGGCAAGTGCGGATGCGGGTTCAAACACTTCTGGGAAGGAAAGGAGTATGACAATCTTCCCGAAGCCTTCCCAATCACTCTGGAGTGGGCTGGCCGTGTGGTCCGAGAAACTGTTTATTGGTTCCAGTACGAAATTGATCCAACTCTCAATAGTAATGTTTACGACGTGACCATGCGACTCGTCACAAAGCACTTCCCTGGTGAATTCGGCAGCGAAATCCTAGTCCAGAAAGTGGTGAACACCATCTTGCATCACACCGCGAAGAAGAGCCAAGATGAATACAACCCAGTTGCCATCGAAGGTGCTCACGTGCAAAATAAAGTAGACGGAGGTGAATCTTCTGCTCACCCTCCGACTAAAATCATCCTGACGGGACAGAAGGGTAAAACTCTGCATAAGGAGGAGCTGGTCATGAGCAAAACCGAGAGGGTGTTGCAGCACAGCATCAGCGAGCAGGCTGCCCTCTCCCAGCGCCGCAGCACAGACCGTGTGCGCCAGCAGGACCCTCGCCCATCATCTCCTTCCTCTTCATCATCCTCCGCTCCTCCCACTCCCACCAAAGTGCCCCCAACCAGCGGAGAGAAGAAGATCCGCGTAACTACCAGCGACGGGCGGCAGGCCATGCTTACTCTGCAGCCGCACACTACCTACAGTGATCTCCAGAACTCAATCATCCAGGTCTTCAACTTGTCGCCCGGACAGTTGTGCATCCGTCATGGGTTCCCGCCCAGAGAGCTGCCTCCGCCACCTCCCGAAGACCAGAACCGGCCCGTGGCGCTCCAGCATGGAGATCGGATCTCTGTGGAGGTGCTGAAGGAGAGCTCGTCTGATCCTCAAGTgacccaaacacacactcacagcccTCAAACACACGCTCACTCTGACCCACGCCTCAGCCACAGCAGTAGCAGGGAACTTCAGGAAAACATTGACCTTGAGATGTCATCACTGTGTCTCCTGGCAGCACTCATGG gtGAAGATGTCTGGTCATATGCCAAGAAACTGCCTCACCTGTTCCAGCAAGGAGGAGTCTTCTACAATATTGTGAAGAAAGACATGG GTCTCCTGGACGGGAAACACTGCACACTGCCTCACTTGTCGGGTAAGACGTTTGTGTTTAATGCAGCGGAGGAGCGTTTAGAGCTGTGTGTGGACACAGCTGGGCATTTTCCAGTGGGTCCTGATGTGGAGGAGCTCGTCCAGGAAGCTCTCTCCCAGCTCCGCTCAGACACAGCGTCTCGAAGCCGCGAGGGAAGTCCCGCGCACAGTTTGCGCCTGGGCTCTGGTGGCGCCGTACGCAGGAAAGAGCAGAACATCACTGCCTTCCAAGGTAAAGGGCACTCGTTAGGCTCCGCCCCTCCTGAACATCCACCAATCAGGCGGCAGCACAGCAGCGGCGTTGACCTCAGCGGCAGCGTCCGCGGCGAAGGTTTAACGTTGTCAGGGGAAGATTTAGTGCGTGTAGCTCCAGGCATGCTTACTTTACGCGAGGGCCGTGGGATGGGGCTGGAGCCCGCTGTGATTGAGGCCCAGCGTCAGCGCTTGCAGGAGATGGTTTCTAACATACAGGCGTCAATGGACAAACATTTGCGCCAGCAAACTGCAGCAAGGAATGATGGGAAGGAAGAAGAGACTCCTGACAAAGCGGAGGAGATGGAGAGTCATGGGCCAGAACCTCCCAACACCTTCGAACCAATGGACCAATCCTGA
- the si:dkey-97a13.12 gene encoding uncharacterized protein si:dkey-97a13.12: MQQIYMQSHEEFEVFTTVLSPQVCRKRVIFKHQGEMMDVTADYSADCDEEVSVRVGEVVLMLYQENADWCYVRLHGGKEGYLPTACFTAKQDPLRPSLTPSPQSSVSSNDRSGCARGRSLRLPRRASLPAVPAGSPRLLQRLLSRPRRRSDGQAVRSIGSINPAFHPD; encoded by the exons ATGCAGCAGATCTACATGCAAAGCCATGAAGAGTTCGAAGTGTTCACCACTGTGCTTTCTCCTCAAG TGTGTCGGAAGAGAGTGATATTCAAACACCAAGGAGAGATG atggatGTGACAGCAGACTACAGTGCAGACTGTGATGAAGAAGTGAGTGTTCGCGTCGGGGAGGTCGTATTAATGCTGTACCAGGAAAATGCTGACTGGTGTTACGTGCGACTTCATGGTGGAAAAGAGGGATACTTGCCCACAGCCTGCTTTACTGCG AAGCAGGATCCATTAAGGCCGAGTTTGACTCCTTCGCCGCAGAGCTCAGTGTCTTCTAATGATCGCAGCGGATGTGCAAG AGGACGATCTCTCCGGCTGCCCCGCCGCGCATCTCTGCCGGCGGTACCTGCTGGCTCTCCTCGGTTACTGCAGCGGCTGCTCTCTCGCCCCCGCCGGCGCAGCGACGGACAGGCCGTGCGCTCAATCGGATCCATCAACCCGGCGTTTCACCCAGACTGA